The proteins below come from a single Peromyscus eremicus chromosome 22, PerEre_H2_v1, whole genome shotgun sequence genomic window:
- the Cenpa gene encoding histone H3-like centromeric protein A, translating into MGPRRKPRTPTRRPASPVPGPSRPSTSPRRQPRTPGRRPSSPTPEPSRRSSQLGTSGLRRRRKLLWFREVRRLQKSTDLLLRKQPFSRVVREICEKFTRGLDLYWQAQALLALQEAAEAFLVHLFEDAYLLALHAGRVTLFPKDVQLTRRIRGIEAGLG; encoded by the exons ATGGGCCCGCGCCGCAAGCCCAGGACCCCGACGAGACGCCCCGCCAGCCCGGTCCCCGGACCCTCGCGGCCATCCACGAGCCCGCGCCGCCAGCCGAGGACCCCGGGGAGGCGGCCCTCCAGCCCGACCCCCGAGCCCTCGCGGCGGAGCTCCCAACTAG GCACTTCCGGTCTACGCAGGAGGCGGAAACTTCTGTGGTTTAGGGAAGTTCGGAGACTGCAGAAGAGCACTGACCTCCTGTTGAGGAAGCAGCCTTTCAGCCGGgtt GTAAGAGAGATATGTGAGAAATTCACTCGCGGTTTGGACTTATATTGGCAAGCCCAGGCCTTGTTGGCCCTTCAAGag GCAGCAGAAGCGTTTCTAGTTCACCTCTTTGAGGACGCCTACCTCCTCGCCTTACATGCCGGCCGGGTCACTCTTTTCCCCAAGGACGTGCAGCTGACCAGGAGGATCCGGGGCATTGAGGCAGGACTCGGCTGA
- the Slc35f6 gene encoding solute carrier family 35 member F6, translating into MAWTKYQLFLAGLMLVTGSINTLSAKWADNFKAEGCGGGKEHSFQHPFLQAVGMFLGEFSCLAAFYLLQCRARRQSDSSVEPQQPFSALLFLPPALCDMTGTSLMYVALNMTSASSFQMLRGAVIIFTGLFSVAFLGRRLAPSQWLGILATIAGLVVVGLADLLSKHDSQHKLSDVITGDLLIIMAQIIVAIQMVLEEKFVYRHNVHPLRAVGIEGFFGFVILSLLLVPMYYIPAGSFSGNPRGTLEDALDAFCQVGRQPLIALALLGNISSIAFFNFAGISVTKELSATTRMVLDSLRTVVIWALSLALGWEAFHPLQILGFFILLMGTALYNGLHRPLLACLCRGWRMPTQEGEQERLLGDSRTPINDAS; encoded by the exons GTGGGCTGACAACTTCAAAGCTGAAGGCTGTGGAGGAGGCAAGGAGCACAGCTTCCAGCATCCCTTCCTCCAG GCAGTGGGCATGTTCCTGGGAGAGTTTTCGTGCCTCGCCGCCTTCTACCTGCTCCAGTGCAGAGCCAGAAGACAGTCGGACTCCAGTGTAGAGCCCCAGCAGCCCTTCAGTGCCCTGCTTTTCCTGCCGCCAGCCCTGTGCGACATGACTGGAACCAGCCTCATGTACGTGG CCCTGAACATGACCAGCGCCTCCAGCTTCCAGATGCTGCGGGGTGCGGTGATCATCTTCACGGGCCTGTTCTCAGTGGCCTTCCTGGGCCGGAGGCTGGCACCAAGCCAGTGGCTGGGCATCCTGGCCACCATTGCGGGACTCGTGGTGGTTGGCCTCGCTGACCTCCTGAGCAAGCATGACAGTCAACACAAGCTCAGCGACGTCATCACAG GTGACTTGTTGATCATCATGGCCCAGATCATCGTTGCCATCCAGATGGTGCTGGAGGAGAAGTTTGTCTACAGACACAACGTCCACCCACTCAGGGCAGTGGGCATTgagg GCTTCTTCGGTTTTGTGATTCTCTCGCTGCTCCTCGTGCCCATGTACTACATCCCAGCTGGCTCCTTCAGTGGGAACCCTCGTGGGACGCTGGAGGATGCCCTGGATGCCTTCTGCCAGGTCGGCCGCCAGCCCCTGATCGCCCTGGCTCTGCTGGGCAACATCAGCAGCATCGCCTTCTTCAACTTTGCGGGCATCAGCGTCACCAAGGAACTGAGTGCCACCACCCGCATGGTCCTGGACAGCCTGCGCACCGTGGTCATCTGGGCCTTGAGCCTCGCCCTGGGCTGGGAGGCCTTCCACCCGCTGCAGATCCTCGGTTTCTTCATCCTCCTCATGGGCACCGCCCTCTACAACGGGCTGCACCGTCCACTGCTAGCCTGCCTGTGCAGGGGCTGGCGTATGCCCACCCAAGAGGGTGAACAGGAGAGACTGCTGGGTGACAGCCGGACTCCTATCAATGACGCCAGCTGA